The following proteins are co-located in the Carassius gibelio isolate Cgi1373 ecotype wild population from Czech Republic chromosome A9, carGib1.2-hapl.c, whole genome shotgun sequence genome:
- the LOC128019883 gene encoding sentrin-specific protease 7 isoform X3, which translates to MDPQLNRQVMVVLEDVLQTEIGQRLLKCGGQSCLKMNHLKSKKQNDHTSTAVLKDKRRTSQTKREEIDSARPKGTSPSHDQTESSAENESRLHKEIQNPVSKRLNSSLKLLEASEVSGNSCSHRESEQLPKHTKPSTFEENEVLLQGSPQCEEAFSSICESIPPLATSGSLKEEKSACEHLPNKKERRETQECPKYASEDGEVVQEVDGRRSVLCLSVGADGEIPVKRCRMDSLSDEHVPNSDPASGITEGRSFIIESIVLSSEEEEEEEGEERKEWEASAQNIQPLEGAKDMNIVDKLSSAEMELQLSSLHMGGVSAACESMKITTDKITFSFKDSSVNISILTASVCKYSVWEEPVLKGCGLVKDNEVPPPCLVFLWLSEAQAHQLHNDLSVILPGTCPAESSMCVLLCLDKPVTGFESAVLASLMDIVGLNQNSSELHSPLTQPEILKLLQSSQETHLLRLLMPETDPQASTDAHAARYAVKDSEVQLKPVYTLCNRRAQGSYSVTLAPTLGAEWTPYQHCGSARRLIQFPPPPSKGAITVTTEDLECLDSGEFLNDVIIDFYLKYLLVQRAPQASVDRSHVFSSFFYKQLTRRDNANEDNTSTQAQVRRHQLVRTWTRHVDIFDKDFLFVPVNQEAHWYLVVICFPGLEEPQYVKRDGSVFVRGDGGEGLGESEGEIHGENRSSSDEDKDDSHIKTSKSLHLPDCTENTCRRQIVCKRPCILIMDSLKLSVHERIFKLLREYLQVEWMTKRGGYREFSVENMIGSHSRVPLQDNSSDCGLYLLQYAESFLQDPVLHFDLPLRLDNWFSQQKVRGKREEIRDLILHLYRFQQGSLGNEALEDRTDYGNVIQ; encoded by the exons ATGGATCCACAATTAAA CCGTCAGGTCATGGTGGTCTTAGAAGATGTCCTTCAGACAGAGATTGGGCAGAGATTGCTAAAATGTGGTGGGCAGAGCTGCCTAAAGATGAACCATTTAAAGAGCAAAAAGCAGAATGATCACACCTCAACAGCTGTGCTCAAAGACAAGAGGAGAACCAGTCAAACAAAAAGAGAAGAAATAGACTCTGCTCGACCAAAAGGCACTTCACCATCCCATGATCAGACTGAATCATCTGCTGAAAATGAATCACGTCTACACAAAGAAATCCAGAATCCAGTATCCAAACGACTGAACTCATCACTGAAACTATTAGAGGCATCTGAAGTATCAGGTAACTCTTGTTCACACAGAGAAAGTGAACAACTGCCTAAACATACCAAACCATCTACTTTTGAAGAAAATGAAGTATTACTTCAAGGATCTCCACAGTGTGAGGAAGCATTTTCCTCTATATGTGAATCTATACCACCGTTAGCAACGAGTGGTAGTCTGAAAGAGGAAAAATCAGCTTGCGAG CATCTACCCAATAAGAAAGAAAGGAGAGAAACACAAGAGTGCCCAAAATATGCTTCAGAAGATGGAGAGGTTGTGCAGGAAGTGGATGGAAGAAGAAGTGTGTTATGTCTCTCAGTCGGGGCTGACGGGGAGATCCCGGTCAAAAGATGTCGTATGGACAGCCTTTCAGATGAACATGTTCCCAACTCAGACCCCGCCTCTGGGATAACAGAGGGGCGGAGTTTCATCATAGAGTCTA TTGTTCTGTCCagtgaagaggaagaggaagaggaaggagaGGAAAGAAAAGAGTGGGAAGCCTCTGCCCAAAATATCCAGCCACTGGAGGGAGCAAAAGACATGAATATAGTTGATAAATTG AGTTCTGCTGAGATGGAGCTGCAGCTGTCTTCCCTGCACATGGGTGGAGTTAGTGCAGCTTGTGAGAGTATGAAG ATCACTACAGACAAGATCACCTTTTCATTTAAAG aTTCATCAGTGAACATTTCTATATTGACGGCTAGTGTGTGTAAATACAGTGTATGGGAGGAGCCTGTACTGAAGGGGTGTGGCCTGGTTAAGGACAATGAGGTCCCACCCCCTTGCCTAGTCTTCCTTTGGCTGTCTGAAGCCCAGGCACACCAATTACACAATGATCTGTCCGTCATCCTGCCAGGCACATGTCCAG CTGAAagcagtatgtgtgtgttgctGTGTTTGGATAAACCTGTAACTGGGTTTGAAAGTGCTGTCTTGGCCTCTTTAATGGACATAGTGGGTTTGAACCAGAACAGCTCTGAACTCCACTCCCCCCTCACACAGCCAGAAATCCTGAAACTGCTCCAGAGCTCCCAGGAAACACACCTTCTCCGACTGCTGATGCCAGAAACTGATCCTCAAGCCAGTACTGATGCACATGCAGCTAGATATGCTGTGAAG GATTCTGAAGTTCAGTTGAAGCCAGTTTACACGCTGTGCAACAGAAGAGCTCAAGGTTCATACAGTGTCACATTGGCACCTACACTCGGGGCAGAATGGACACCGTACCAACACTGTGGTTCAGCACGCAG ATTGATTCAGTTCCCTCCTCCACCCTCCAAAGGAGCCATCACCGTGACGACAGAGGACCTGGAGTGTTTAGACAGTGGCGAGTTTCTCAATGATGTCATTATCGACTTCTACCTCAA GTATCTTTTGGTGCAAAGGGCCCCGCAAGCATCTGTAGACAGATCTCATGTTTTCAGCAGTTTTTTCTATAAGCAGCTGACACGCAGAGACAATGCTAATGAGGACAATACAAGCACACA AGCTCAGGTCAGAAGACATCAGCTTGTGAGGACATGGACGCGCCATGTAGACATTTTCGACAAAGACTTCCTGTTTGTGCCTGTCAATCAAGA AGCTCACTGGTACCTCGTGGTGATCTGTTTCCCCGGATTAGAAGAGCCACAGTATGTGAAGAGGGATGGCAGTGTCTTTGTACGGGGCGATGGAGGTGAAGGTTTGGGTGAGTCTGAGGGTGAGATCCATGGAGAGAATAGATCCAGCAGTGATGAGGACAAAG ATGACAGTCATATAAAGACAAGCAAATCTCTTCATCTTCCT GACTGTACGGAAAATACCTGCAGGAGACAAATTGTGTGTAAAAg ACCATGTATTCTCATCATGGATTCTCTGAAGTTGTCTGTTCACGAACGTATCTTCAAACTCTTGCGCGA atacctTCAGGTGGAGTGGATGACAAAAAGAGGTGGTTACCGGGAATTTAGTGTTGAAAACATGATAGGTTCCCACTCTAGAGTCCCCCTACAGGACAACAGCAGTGACTGCGGCCTTTACCTGCTACAGTATGCAGAAAGCTTTTTGCAG GACCCTGTTTTACACTTTGACTTGCCATTGAGATTGGATAACTGGTTTTCACAGCAAAAGGTGCGAGGTAAACGGGAGGAGATTCGAGACCTGATCCTACACCTGTACAGATTTCAGCAAGGCTCTCTGGGAAATGAAGCTCTAGAAGATAGGACAGATTATGGAAATGTCATTCAGTGA
- the LOC128019883 gene encoding sentrin-specific protease 7 isoform X1: protein MSVWIKRCQKIGKRATPRWTQLASNGTSSQSDPKSQKNIDQWQEIYSRQVMVVLEDVLQTEIGQRLLKCGGQSCLKMNHLKSKKQNDHTSTAVLKDKRRTSQTKREEIDSARPKGTSPSHDQTESSAENESRLHKEIQNPVSKRLNSSLKLLEASEVSGNSCSHRESEQLPKHTKPSTFEENEVLLQGSPQCEEAFSSICESIPPLATSGSLKEEKSACEHLPNKKERRETQECPKYASEDGEVVQEVDGRRSVLCLSVGADGEIPVKRCRMDSLSDEHVPNSDPASGITEGRSFIIESIVLSSEEEEEEEGEERKEWEASAQNIQPLEGAKDMNIVDKLSSAEMELQLSSLHMGGVSAACESMKITTDKITFSFKDSSVNISILTASVCKYSVWEEPVLKGCGLVKDNEVPPPCLVFLWLSEAQAHQLHNDLSVILPGTCPAESSMCVLLCLDKPVTGFESAVLASLMDIVGLNQNSSELHSPLTQPEILKLLQSSQETHLLRLLMPETDPQASTDAHAARYAVKDSEVQLKPVYTLCNRRAQGSYSVTLAPTLGAEWTPYQHCGSARRLIQFPPPPSKGAITVTTEDLECLDSGEFLNDVIIDFYLKYLLVQRAPQASVDRSHVFSSFFYKQLTRRDNANEDNTSTQAQVRRHQLVRTWTRHVDIFDKDFLFVPVNQEAHWYLVVICFPGLEEPQYVKRDGSVFVRGDGGEGLGESEGEIHGENRSSSDEDKDDSHIKTSKSLHLPDCTENTCRRQIVCKRPCILIMDSLKLSVHERIFKLLREYLQVEWMTKRGGYREFSVENMIGSHSRVPLQDNSSDCGLYLLQYAESFLQDPVLHFDLPLRLDNWFSQQKVRGKREEIRDLILHLYRFQQGSLGNEALEDRTDYGNVIQ from the exons ATGGACACAACTGGCCTCAAATGGTACATCCTCACAGTCAGAtccaaaatcacaaaaaaacattgATCAATGGCAGGAAATCTACAG CCGTCAGGTCATGGTGGTCTTAGAAGATGTCCTTCAGACAGAGATTGGGCAGAGATTGCTAAAATGTGGTGGGCAGAGCTGCCTAAAGATGAACCATTTAAAGAGCAAAAAGCAGAATGATCACACCTCAACAGCTGTGCTCAAAGACAAGAGGAGAACCAGTCAAACAAAAAGAGAAGAAATAGACTCTGCTCGACCAAAAGGCACTTCACCATCCCATGATCAGACTGAATCATCTGCTGAAAATGAATCACGTCTACACAAAGAAATCCAGAATCCAGTATCCAAACGACTGAACTCATCACTGAAACTATTAGAGGCATCTGAAGTATCAGGTAACTCTTGTTCACACAGAGAAAGTGAACAACTGCCTAAACATACCAAACCATCTACTTTTGAAGAAAATGAAGTATTACTTCAAGGATCTCCACAGTGTGAGGAAGCATTTTCCTCTATATGTGAATCTATACCACCGTTAGCAACGAGTGGTAGTCTGAAAGAGGAAAAATCAGCTTGCGAG CATCTACCCAATAAGAAAGAAAGGAGAGAAACACAAGAGTGCCCAAAATATGCTTCAGAAGATGGAGAGGTTGTGCAGGAAGTGGATGGAAGAAGAAGTGTGTTATGTCTCTCAGTCGGGGCTGACGGGGAGATCCCGGTCAAAAGATGTCGTATGGACAGCCTTTCAGATGAACATGTTCCCAACTCAGACCCCGCCTCTGGGATAACAGAGGGGCGGAGTTTCATCATAGAGTCTA TTGTTCTGTCCagtgaagaggaagaggaagaggaaggagaGGAAAGAAAAGAGTGGGAAGCCTCTGCCCAAAATATCCAGCCACTGGAGGGAGCAAAAGACATGAATATAGTTGATAAATTG AGTTCTGCTGAGATGGAGCTGCAGCTGTCTTCCCTGCACATGGGTGGAGTTAGTGCAGCTTGTGAGAGTATGAAG ATCACTACAGACAAGATCACCTTTTCATTTAAAG aTTCATCAGTGAACATTTCTATATTGACGGCTAGTGTGTGTAAATACAGTGTATGGGAGGAGCCTGTACTGAAGGGGTGTGGCCTGGTTAAGGACAATGAGGTCCCACCCCCTTGCCTAGTCTTCCTTTGGCTGTCTGAAGCCCAGGCACACCAATTACACAATGATCTGTCCGTCATCCTGCCAGGCACATGTCCAG CTGAAagcagtatgtgtgtgttgctGTGTTTGGATAAACCTGTAACTGGGTTTGAAAGTGCTGTCTTGGCCTCTTTAATGGACATAGTGGGTTTGAACCAGAACAGCTCTGAACTCCACTCCCCCCTCACACAGCCAGAAATCCTGAAACTGCTCCAGAGCTCCCAGGAAACACACCTTCTCCGACTGCTGATGCCAGAAACTGATCCTCAAGCCAGTACTGATGCACATGCAGCTAGATATGCTGTGAAG GATTCTGAAGTTCAGTTGAAGCCAGTTTACACGCTGTGCAACAGAAGAGCTCAAGGTTCATACAGTGTCACATTGGCACCTACACTCGGGGCAGAATGGACACCGTACCAACACTGTGGTTCAGCACGCAG ATTGATTCAGTTCCCTCCTCCACCCTCCAAAGGAGCCATCACCGTGACGACAGAGGACCTGGAGTGTTTAGACAGTGGCGAGTTTCTCAATGATGTCATTATCGACTTCTACCTCAA GTATCTTTTGGTGCAAAGGGCCCCGCAAGCATCTGTAGACAGATCTCATGTTTTCAGCAGTTTTTTCTATAAGCAGCTGACACGCAGAGACAATGCTAATGAGGACAATACAAGCACACA AGCTCAGGTCAGAAGACATCAGCTTGTGAGGACATGGACGCGCCATGTAGACATTTTCGACAAAGACTTCCTGTTTGTGCCTGTCAATCAAGA AGCTCACTGGTACCTCGTGGTGATCTGTTTCCCCGGATTAGAAGAGCCACAGTATGTGAAGAGGGATGGCAGTGTCTTTGTACGGGGCGATGGAGGTGAAGGTTTGGGTGAGTCTGAGGGTGAGATCCATGGAGAGAATAGATCCAGCAGTGATGAGGACAAAG ATGACAGTCATATAAAGACAAGCAAATCTCTTCATCTTCCT GACTGTACGGAAAATACCTGCAGGAGACAAATTGTGTGTAAAAg ACCATGTATTCTCATCATGGATTCTCTGAAGTTGTCTGTTCACGAACGTATCTTCAAACTCTTGCGCGA atacctTCAGGTGGAGTGGATGACAAAAAGAGGTGGTTACCGGGAATTTAGTGTTGAAAACATGATAGGTTCCCACTCTAGAGTCCCCCTACAGGACAACAGCAGTGACTGCGGCCTTTACCTGCTACAGTATGCAGAAAGCTTTTTGCAG GACCCTGTTTTACACTTTGACTTGCCATTGAGATTGGATAACTGGTTTTCACAGCAAAAGGTGCGAGGTAAACGGGAGGAGATTCGAGACCTGATCCTACACCTGTACAGATTTCAGCAAGGCTCTCTGGGAAATGAAGCTCTAGAAGATAGGACAGATTATGGAAATGTCATTCAGTGA
- the LOC128019883 gene encoding sentrin-specific protease 7 isoform X2 — protein MSVWIKRCQKIGKRATPSRQVMVVLEDVLQTEIGQRLLKCGGQSCLKMNHLKSKKQNDHTSTAVLKDKRRTSQTKREEIDSARPKGTSPSHDQTESSAENESRLHKEIQNPVSKRLNSSLKLLEASEVSGNSCSHRESEQLPKHTKPSTFEENEVLLQGSPQCEEAFSSICESIPPLATSGSLKEEKSACEHLPNKKERRETQECPKYASEDGEVVQEVDGRRSVLCLSVGADGEIPVKRCRMDSLSDEHVPNSDPASGITEGRSFIIESIVLSSEEEEEEEGEERKEWEASAQNIQPLEGAKDMNIVDKLSSAEMELQLSSLHMGGVSAACESMKITTDKITFSFKDSSVNISILTASVCKYSVWEEPVLKGCGLVKDNEVPPPCLVFLWLSEAQAHQLHNDLSVILPGTCPAESSMCVLLCLDKPVTGFESAVLASLMDIVGLNQNSSELHSPLTQPEILKLLQSSQETHLLRLLMPETDPQASTDAHAARYAVKDSEVQLKPVYTLCNRRAQGSYSVTLAPTLGAEWTPYQHCGSARRLIQFPPPPSKGAITVTTEDLECLDSGEFLNDVIIDFYLKYLLVQRAPQASVDRSHVFSSFFYKQLTRRDNANEDNTSTQAQVRRHQLVRTWTRHVDIFDKDFLFVPVNQEAHWYLVVICFPGLEEPQYVKRDGSVFVRGDGGEGLGESEGEIHGENRSSSDEDKDDSHIKTSKSLHLPDCTENTCRRQIVCKRPCILIMDSLKLSVHERIFKLLREYLQVEWMTKRGGYREFSVENMIGSHSRVPLQDNSSDCGLYLLQYAESFLQDPVLHFDLPLRLDNWFSQQKVRGKREEIRDLILHLYRFQQGSLGNEALEDRTDYGNVIQ, from the exons CCGTCAGGTCATGGTGGTCTTAGAAGATGTCCTTCAGACAGAGATTGGGCAGAGATTGCTAAAATGTGGTGGGCAGAGCTGCCTAAAGATGAACCATTTAAAGAGCAAAAAGCAGAATGATCACACCTCAACAGCTGTGCTCAAAGACAAGAGGAGAACCAGTCAAACAAAAAGAGAAGAAATAGACTCTGCTCGACCAAAAGGCACTTCACCATCCCATGATCAGACTGAATCATCTGCTGAAAATGAATCACGTCTACACAAAGAAATCCAGAATCCAGTATCCAAACGACTGAACTCATCACTGAAACTATTAGAGGCATCTGAAGTATCAGGTAACTCTTGTTCACACAGAGAAAGTGAACAACTGCCTAAACATACCAAACCATCTACTTTTGAAGAAAATGAAGTATTACTTCAAGGATCTCCACAGTGTGAGGAAGCATTTTCCTCTATATGTGAATCTATACCACCGTTAGCAACGAGTGGTAGTCTGAAAGAGGAAAAATCAGCTTGCGAG CATCTACCCAATAAGAAAGAAAGGAGAGAAACACAAGAGTGCCCAAAATATGCTTCAGAAGATGGAGAGGTTGTGCAGGAAGTGGATGGAAGAAGAAGTGTGTTATGTCTCTCAGTCGGGGCTGACGGGGAGATCCCGGTCAAAAGATGTCGTATGGACAGCCTTTCAGATGAACATGTTCCCAACTCAGACCCCGCCTCTGGGATAACAGAGGGGCGGAGTTTCATCATAGAGTCTA TTGTTCTGTCCagtgaagaggaagaggaagaggaaggagaGGAAAGAAAAGAGTGGGAAGCCTCTGCCCAAAATATCCAGCCACTGGAGGGAGCAAAAGACATGAATATAGTTGATAAATTG AGTTCTGCTGAGATGGAGCTGCAGCTGTCTTCCCTGCACATGGGTGGAGTTAGTGCAGCTTGTGAGAGTATGAAG ATCACTACAGACAAGATCACCTTTTCATTTAAAG aTTCATCAGTGAACATTTCTATATTGACGGCTAGTGTGTGTAAATACAGTGTATGGGAGGAGCCTGTACTGAAGGGGTGTGGCCTGGTTAAGGACAATGAGGTCCCACCCCCTTGCCTAGTCTTCCTTTGGCTGTCTGAAGCCCAGGCACACCAATTACACAATGATCTGTCCGTCATCCTGCCAGGCACATGTCCAG CTGAAagcagtatgtgtgtgttgctGTGTTTGGATAAACCTGTAACTGGGTTTGAAAGTGCTGTCTTGGCCTCTTTAATGGACATAGTGGGTTTGAACCAGAACAGCTCTGAACTCCACTCCCCCCTCACACAGCCAGAAATCCTGAAACTGCTCCAGAGCTCCCAGGAAACACACCTTCTCCGACTGCTGATGCCAGAAACTGATCCTCAAGCCAGTACTGATGCACATGCAGCTAGATATGCTGTGAAG GATTCTGAAGTTCAGTTGAAGCCAGTTTACACGCTGTGCAACAGAAGAGCTCAAGGTTCATACAGTGTCACATTGGCACCTACACTCGGGGCAGAATGGACACCGTACCAACACTGTGGTTCAGCACGCAG ATTGATTCAGTTCCCTCCTCCACCCTCCAAAGGAGCCATCACCGTGACGACAGAGGACCTGGAGTGTTTAGACAGTGGCGAGTTTCTCAATGATGTCATTATCGACTTCTACCTCAA GTATCTTTTGGTGCAAAGGGCCCCGCAAGCATCTGTAGACAGATCTCATGTTTTCAGCAGTTTTTTCTATAAGCAGCTGACACGCAGAGACAATGCTAATGAGGACAATACAAGCACACA AGCTCAGGTCAGAAGACATCAGCTTGTGAGGACATGGACGCGCCATGTAGACATTTTCGACAAAGACTTCCTGTTTGTGCCTGTCAATCAAGA AGCTCACTGGTACCTCGTGGTGATCTGTTTCCCCGGATTAGAAGAGCCACAGTATGTGAAGAGGGATGGCAGTGTCTTTGTACGGGGCGATGGAGGTGAAGGTTTGGGTGAGTCTGAGGGTGAGATCCATGGAGAGAATAGATCCAGCAGTGATGAGGACAAAG ATGACAGTCATATAAAGACAAGCAAATCTCTTCATCTTCCT GACTGTACGGAAAATACCTGCAGGAGACAAATTGTGTGTAAAAg ACCATGTATTCTCATCATGGATTCTCTGAAGTTGTCTGTTCACGAACGTATCTTCAAACTCTTGCGCGA atacctTCAGGTGGAGTGGATGACAAAAAGAGGTGGTTACCGGGAATTTAGTGTTGAAAACATGATAGGTTCCCACTCTAGAGTCCCCCTACAGGACAACAGCAGTGACTGCGGCCTTTACCTGCTACAGTATGCAGAAAGCTTTTTGCAG GACCCTGTTTTACACTTTGACTTGCCATTGAGATTGGATAACTGGTTTTCACAGCAAAAGGTGCGAGGTAAACGGGAGGAGATTCGAGACCTGATCCTACACCTGTACAGATTTCAGCAAGGCTCTCTGGGAAATGAAGCTCTAGAAGATAGGACAGATTATGGAAATGTCATTCAGTGA